In Spinacia oleracea cultivar Varoflay chromosome 5, BTI_SOV_V1, whole genome shotgun sequence, a single window of DNA contains:
- the LOC110778591 gene encoding lysine histidine transporter-like 8 has product MEERLESELISIPATPRATSTPEILTPTGQRSPRPAITGIGAAKESKSAAWTPTSFISPRFLSPIGTPMKRVLINMKSYLEDVGHLTKLNPQDAWLPITESRNGNAHYAAFHNLNAGVGFQALVLPVAFSFLGWGWGIFSLTIAYFWQLYTLWILVQLHEAVPGKRYNRYVELAEAAFGKKLGVWLALFPTVYLSAGTATALILVGGETMKLFFQIVCGPLCSSNPLTTVEWYLVFTSLCIVLSQLPNLNSIAGLSLVGAVTAIIYSTMVWVLSVSQPRPQQISYEPIALPSATATMFSVLNALGIIAFAFRGHNLVLEIQATMPSTFKHPAHVPMWKGAKVAYFFIAMCLFPIAIGGYWAYGSLMPSGGMLGAIYAFHSHEIARGLLAMTFLLVVFSCLSSFQIYSMPVFDSFEASYTSRTNRPCSVWIRSSFRVFYGFVNLLIGVAFPFLSSLAGLLGGLTLPVTFAYPCFMWVLLKQPPKGTFSWYFNWILGWIGIAFSLAFSIGGIWSIVNSGLKLKFFKPS; this is encoded by the exons ATGGAAGAAAGACTAGAAAGCGAGCTAATCTCAATCCCAGCTACACCACGAGCAACCTCAACACCGGAGATACTAACACCCACCGGACAACGGTCTCCACGGCCAGCTATAACGGGTATTGGGGCGGCGAAGGAGTCAAAGTCCGCAGCGTGGACACCAACGTCGTTTATTTCTCCAAGATTCTTAAGCCCCATTGGAACTCCTATGAAAAGAGTTTTGATTAATATGAAAAGTTATTTAGAAGATGTTGGTCATTTAACTAAGCTTAACCCACAAGATGCTTGGCTTCCTATTACTGAGTCTAGAAATGGTAATGCTCATTACGCTGCGTTTCATAATCTTAATGCTGGTGTTGGCTTTCAAGCTCTTGTTCTTCCTGTTGCCTTCTCTTTTCTTGGATG GGGTTGGGGTATATTTTCATTGACCATAGCCTACTTTTGGCAACTTTACACACTTTGGATATTAGTTCAGCTACACGAAGCTGTGCCTGGGAAAAGATACAACAGATACGTTGAACTGGCGGAAGCTGCATTTGGTAAAAAGTTAGGTGTATGGCTTGCATTGTTTCCAACAGTATATTTATCTGCTGGAACTGCAACTGCTCTAATACTTGTTGGAGGAGAGACTATGAAACTATTTTTCCAGATAGTTTGTGGACCACTTTGCTCGTCAAATCCTCTTACCACTGTTGAATGGTACCTGGTTTTCACTTCATTGTGCATTGTTCTATCTCAACTTCCAAATCTTAATTCCATAGCAGGACTATCTCTTGTTGGAGCAGTGACTGCTATTATTTACTCTACCATGGTTTGGGTGCTTTCTGTGAGTCAACCGAGACCACAACAAATATCTTATGAGCCCATTGCACTTCCATCTGCAACAGCTACTATGTTCTCAGTTCTAAATGCTCTTGGAATCATAGCCTTCGCATTCAGGGGACACAATTTAGTCTTGGAGATCCAG GCTACAATGCCATCAACTTTTAAGCATCCGGCTCATGTACCAATGTGGAAGGGAGCTAAAGTTGCATACTTTTTCATCGCCATGTGCCTGTTTCCCATTGCAATTGGAGGATATTGGGCTTACGGGAGCCTT ATGCCTTCAGGGGGGATGCTGGGTGCTATATATGCATTCCATAGTCATGAAATTGCGAGAGGACTACTTGCAATGACTTTCCTTTTGGTGGTATTCAGCTGCTTGAGCAGTTTCCAGATATACTCAATGCCAGTATTTGACAGCTTCGAAGCCAGTTATACGAGCAGGACTAACAGGCCATGTTCAGTATGGATTAGGTCAAGTTTTAGAGTTTTTTATGGCTTTGTCAATCTCCTAATAGGTGTTGCATTCCCCTTCCTCTCAAGCCTTGCTGGTCTGTTAGGAGGTCTCACTCTCCCTGTCACATTTGCTTACCCTTGCTTCATGTGGGTACTCCTTAAGCAACCCCCAAAAGGCACTTTCAGTTGGTATTTTAACTGGATTCTAGGATGGATAGGGATTGCTTTCAGCCTTGCGTTTTCCATTGGTGGAATTTGGAGTATTGTTAATAGTGGTCTCAAGTTGAAATTCTTTAAGCCAAGTTAA